A single genomic interval of Pelagerythrobacter marensis harbors:
- the gap gene encoding type I glyceraldehyde-3-phosphate dehydrogenase: protein MATKVAINGFGRIGRLVARAILERDDHDLELVSINDLADTASNALLFGFDSTHGRFPGTVETDGNDLVVNGKRIHVTAEREPGKLPHKANGIDIVLECTGFFQSDEASRPHIEAGAKRVLISAPASGVSKTIVFGVNQDTLTADDDIVSNASCTTNCLAPVAKVLNDAVGIERGFMTTIHSYTNDQRMLDQIHKDLRRARAGAQNMIPTTTGAARAVGLVLPELKGKLDGSSVRVPTPNVSLIDLVFTPGRDTDADELNAALKAASEGAMKGVLDYTDKPLVSSDFNHYPASSTVDSLETSVMEGKLARVVSWYDNEWGFSNRMIDTAGVMARLL, encoded by the coding sequence ATGGCGACCAAGGTTGCGATCAACGGATTCGGACGTATCGGGCGCCTCGTCGCGCGGGCCATCCTGGAGCGTGACGATCACGATCTCGAGCTTGTCTCTATCAACGACCTCGCCGACACTGCTTCCAACGCGCTGCTGTTCGGGTTCGACAGCACGCATGGCCGTTTTCCGGGGACGGTCGAGACCGATGGCAACGATCTGGTCGTCAACGGCAAGCGCATCCATGTGACCGCAGAGCGCGAACCGGGCAAGCTGCCGCACAAGGCGAACGGCATCGATATCGTGCTCGAATGCACCGGCTTCTTCCAGTCGGACGAGGCGAGCCGCCCGCATATCGAAGCGGGCGCGAAGCGGGTGCTGATCTCTGCCCCGGCCAGCGGCGTGTCGAAGACCATCGTGTTCGGCGTAAACCAGGATACGCTGACCGCCGACGACGACATCGTTTCCAACGCCAGCTGCACCACCAATTGTCTGGCCCCTGTGGCCAAAGTGCTGAACGACGCCGTGGGCATCGAACGCGGTTTCATGACCACGATCCACAGCTACACCAACGACCAGCGAATGCTCGACCAGATCCACAAGGATCTGCGCCGCGCCCGCGCCGGGGCGCAGAACATGATCCCGACCACCACGGGCGCTGCTCGTGCGGTCGGCCTGGTCCTGCCCGAGCTCAAGGGCAAGCTCGACGGCTCCTCGGTCCGCGTGCCGACGCCGAACGTCTCGCTGATCGATCTCGTGTTCACACCGGGCCGCGACACCGACGCGGACGAGCTGAACGCCGCGCTCAAGGCCGCGTCCGAAGGGGCGATGAAGGGCGTGCTCGACTATACCGACAAGCCGCTCGTTTCGAGCGACTTCAACCACTATCCGGCCAGCTCGACGGTCGACAGCCTCGAAACTTCGGTCATGGAAGGCAAGCTGGCGCGGGTCGTCAGCTGGTACGACAACGAATGGGGCTTCTCCAACCGGATGATCGACACCGCCGGTGTCATGGCTCGGTTGCTTTGA
- a CDS encoding phosphoglycerate kinase has translation MPRFKTLDDLGDVTGKVALVRVDLNLPMKDGSATDVTRVEASMPTILELADGGAKVLLLAHFGRPKGERHSTLTTSFVQGDVERVLGREIMFISEVAGPVVEQSLSILRNGDIGLLDNVRFWPGEEANDPGFAKGIAALGDFYVNDAFSAAHRAHASTEGLAHLLPAYAGRAMEKELTALDKALGNPEQPVAAVVGGAKVSTKLAVLENLVGRVQHLIIGGGMANTFLAARGVDVGKSLCEHELTATASAIMDKADHAGCTVHLPYDVVVAKEFAANPPGLRTCNVHEVAPDEMILDIGPQATEALADVLKTCRTLVWNGPLGAFETEPFDTATVALARTAAALTQDGSLVSVAGGGDTVAALNHAGVTGDFTYVSTAGGAFLEWMEGKELPGVAALMH, from the coding sequence ATGCCCAGGTTCAAAACTCTCGACGATCTCGGCGATGTGACCGGCAAGGTCGCGCTCGTGCGGGTCGACCTCAACCTGCCGATGAAGGACGGTTCGGCGACCGACGTCACCCGGGTCGAGGCGAGCATGCCGACGATCCTCGAACTGGCGGACGGCGGTGCGAAAGTCCTGCTGCTGGCGCATTTCGGCCGGCCGAAGGGCGAGCGTCACTCCACCCTGACCACCAGCTTCGTCCAGGGCGACGTCGAACGGGTGCTGGGGCGCGAGATCATGTTCATTTCCGAAGTCGCGGGCCCGGTCGTCGAACAGTCGCTCTCCATCCTCCGCAACGGCGATATCGGCTTGCTCGACAACGTTCGCTTCTGGCCGGGCGAGGAAGCGAACGATCCCGGGTTCGCCAAAGGTATCGCGGCGCTGGGCGACTTCTACGTCAACGATGCCTTCTCCGCCGCGCACCGCGCCCATGCCAGCACCGAGGGGCTGGCACACCTGTTGCCCGCCTATGCCGGCCGCGCGATGGAGAAGGAACTGACCGCGCTCGACAAGGCGCTCGGCAATCCCGAGCAGCCGGTTGCGGCGGTGGTCGGCGGAGCCAAGGTCTCGACCAAGCTCGCCGTGTTGGAAAACCTGGTGGGCCGCGTGCAGCACCTGATTATCGGCGGCGGCATGGCCAACACCTTCCTCGCCGCGCGAGGCGTGGATGTCGGCAAGTCGCTCTGCGAACACGAGCTGACCGCCACCGCGAGCGCGATCATGGACAAGGCCGACCATGCCGGCTGCACCGTGCACTTGCCCTATGACGTCGTGGTGGCGAAGGAATTTGCCGCCAACCCGCCGGGCCTGCGCACTTGCAACGTGCACGAGGTCGCGCCCGACGAGATGATTCTCGACATCGGCCCGCAGGCGACCGAGGCGCTGGCCGACGTGCTCAAGACCTGCCGCACGCTGGTGTGGAACGGTCCGCTCGGCGCGTTCGAGACCGAGCCGTTCGACACCGCCACCGTCGCGCTCGCCCGCACGGCGGCGGCGTTGACGCAGGACGGCTCGCTCGTTTCGGTGGCCGGCGGGGGCGATACCGTCGCGGCGCTCAATCACGCAGGCGTGACGGGCGATTTCACTTATGTTTCAACCGCTGGCGGAGCTTTTCTCGAATGGATGGAAGGCAAGGAGCTGCCCGGCGTTGCGGCACTGATGCATTGA
- a CDS encoding serine hydrolase domain-containing protein — protein sequence MRWLLALVLAAVPLPASAHDSYAEFGAFLERFRRDSATPSLSAVVVKDGRIVWEGYFGTYDDEGELPTTADTTYSIASVTKPIAATAIVAESLAGDLDLGTPMSADEGWADTCEWLSGSQIPFGGGGADRLGNRIAPMDCARPTTLAEMLDMRANGDAFVYNPIAFARIDRAISGAGGRTLRAIVRDRVAEPSGMRNVALGWHDPEGGDALRFLAPPFDVIAGRPVKQAISDDDFRASAGIKAAPRAIAAFDMAYDAGVLIPPALRKRLLEEVEIGPLGDYRQGWWLEDWNGERLMWHSGWDEKRYSALYLKVPARRLTLIVLANTEALWWGNSLVKAEVSQSPVARHFLERYAK from the coding sequence TTGAGGTGGCTGCTTGCGCTCGTGCTGGCCGCCGTGCCGCTGCCCGCCTCGGCGCACGACAGCTATGCCGAGTTCGGCGCGTTTCTCGAACGGTTCCGCAGGGACAGCGCGACACCCTCGCTCAGCGCGGTCGTCGTCAAGGACGGCCGGATCGTCTGGGAGGGTTACTTCGGCACCTACGATGACGAGGGAGAACTGCCGACGACGGCCGATACGACCTACTCGATCGCTTCCGTAACCAAGCCGATCGCGGCCACTGCGATCGTCGCCGAGAGCCTGGCCGGCGATCTCGATCTCGGCACGCCCATGAGCGCCGACGAGGGCTGGGCCGACACCTGCGAATGGCTGTCGGGCTCGCAGATCCCGTTCGGCGGCGGAGGCGCCGATCGCCTCGGAAACCGGATAGCGCCGATGGATTGCGCCCGGCCGACCACGCTTGCCGAAATGCTCGACATGCGCGCCAACGGCGATGCCTTCGTCTACAACCCCATCGCCTTCGCCCGGATCGACCGTGCGATCTCCGGCGCGGGCGGGCGGACGCTGAGGGCGATCGTGCGCGATCGCGTGGCCGAGCCTTCGGGTATGCGCAATGTCGCGCTCGGGTGGCACGACCCGGAAGGCGGCGACGCGCTGCGGTTTCTGGCGCCGCCGTTCGATGTGATCGCCGGGCGCCCGGTCAAGCAGGCGATATCGGACGACGATTTCCGGGCGTCTGCCGGGATCAAGGCCGCGCCGCGCGCGATCGCCGCGTTCGACATGGCCTACGACGCCGGCGTGCTGATCCCGCCAGCCTTGCGCAAGCGCTTGCTGGAAGAGGTCGAGATCGGCCCGCTCGGCGATTACCGGCAGGGCTGGTGGCTCGAGGACTGGAACGGCGAGCGCCTGATGTGGCATTCGGGCTGGGACGAGAAGCGATACTCGGCGCTGTATCTCAAGGTTCCGGCTAGGCGACTGACCCTGATCGTTCTCGCGAATACCGAGGCGCTGTGGTGGGGCAACTCGCTGGTGAAGGCCGAGGTTTCCCAAAGCCCGGTCGCGCGGCATTTCCTCGAACGATATGCGAAGTAG